Proteins encoded in a region of the Pseudomonas sp. GOM7 genome:
- the betC gene encoding choline-sulfatase, translating into MKRPNILFIMADQMAAPILPLHDAASPVQMPHLMKLAEQAVVFDSAYCNSPLCAPSRFTLVSGRLPSKIGAYDNAAEFPADVPTYAHYLRRLGYRTALSGKMHFCGPDQLHGYEERLTSDIYPADYGWAVNWDEPDVRASWYHNMSSVLQAGPCVRSNQLDFDEEVVFKARQYLYDHVRLTPEQPFCLTVSMTHPHDPYTIPREYWDRYEGVDIPLPRQHIEQSEQDPHSQRLLKVIDLWDKPLPEDKIRDARRAYFGACSYIDDNIGKLLKTLEECGLAEDTLIVFSGDHGDMLGERGLWYKMHWFEMSARVPLLVHAPQRFAAHRVSQSVSTLDLLPTLVELAGGQVDPGLELEGRSLLPHLNGESGHDEVLGEYMAEGTTSPLMMIRRGPWKFVYSEQDPLLLFNLESDPQERRNLAESSEHKGILAGFLAEARERWDVPTIHAATLASQRRRRLVAEALSQGKLTSWDHQPWVDASQQYMRNHIDLDDLERRARFPQV; encoded by the coding sequence ATGAAGCGCCCGAACATCCTCTTCATCATGGCCGACCAGATGGCCGCGCCAATCCTGCCGCTGCACGATGCCGCTTCGCCGGTGCAGATGCCCCACCTGATGAAGCTGGCCGAGCAGGCCGTGGTGTTCGATTCGGCCTACTGCAACAGCCCGCTGTGCGCGCCGTCGCGCTTCACCCTGGTCAGCGGCCGCTTGCCGTCGAAGATCGGCGCCTACGACAATGCCGCGGAATTTCCCGCCGACGTGCCGACCTATGCCCACTACCTGCGCCGCCTCGGCTATCGCACGGCGCTGTCGGGCAAGATGCACTTCTGTGGCCCGGATCAGCTACACGGCTACGAGGAACGCCTGACCAGCGACATCTACCCCGCCGATTATGGCTGGGCAGTGAACTGGGACGAGCCGGACGTACGTGCTAGCTGGTACCACAACATGTCCTCGGTGCTGCAGGCCGGCCCCTGCGTGCGCAGCAACCAGCTCGACTTCGACGAGGAGGTGGTATTCAAGGCCCGCCAGTACCTCTATGACCACGTGCGCCTGACGCCCGAGCAGCCATTCTGCCTGACCGTGTCGATGACCCACCCGCACGACCCCTACACCATTCCCCGCGAATACTGGGATCGCTACGAGGGCGTGGACATTCCTCTGCCGCGCCAGCACATCGAGCAAAGCGAGCAGGACCCGCACTCACAGCGTCTGCTCAAGGTCATCGACCTGTGGGACAAACCGCTGCCCGAGGACAAGATCCGCGACGCCCGCCGCGCCTACTTCGGCGCCTGCAGCTATATCGACGACAACATCGGCAAGCTGCTGAAGACGCTGGAAGAATGCGGCCTGGCCGAGGACACCCTGATCGTCTTCTCCGGCGACCACGGTGACATGCTTGGCGAGCGCGGCCTCTGGTACAAGATGCACTGGTTCGAGATGTCCGCCCGCGTGCCACTGCTGGTGCATGCGCCGCAGCGCTTCGCCGCGCATCGCGTCAGCCAGTCCGTCTCCACTCTCGATCTGCTGCCAACGCTGGTGGAACTGGCCGGCGGCCAGGTCGACCCGGGCCTGGAGCTGGAAGGTCGCTCGCTGCTGCCGCACCTAAACGGCGAAAGCGGCCACGACGAAGTGCTCGGTGAATACATGGCCGAGGGCACCACCAGCCCGCTGATGATGATCCGCCGCGGGCCATGGAAGTTCGTCTATTCCGAGCAGGATCCGCTGCTGCTGTTCAACCTCGAAAGCGACCCGCAGGAGCGCCGCAACCTGGCCGAATCCAGTGAGCACAAGGGCATCCTCGCCGGTTTCCTCGCCGAGGCCCGCGAGCGCTGGGATGTCCCGACCATCCACGCCGCCACCCTGGCCAGCCAGCGCCGCCGCCGCCTGGTGGCCGAAGCGCTGAGCCAGGGCAAGCTGACCAGTTGGGATCACCAGCCCTGGGTCGACGCCAGCCAGCAATACATGCGCAACCACATCGACCTCGACGATCTGGAGCGCCGCGCCCGTTTTCCTCAGGTATGA
- a CDS encoding choline ABC transporter substrate-binding protein codes for MNRFNALLLATALSSAGNVWAEDAACSTVKLGDPGWSDIAVTNGIASFLLDGLGYQTQSQTLAVPIIFAGLQKGQIDVFLGNWMPAQQSNYDKFVASGEVDKLAQNLEGTEYTLAVPTYAYEAGVKTFADLDKHADKFGKKLYGIASGSPANESIKQMIAADEFGLGDWKLVESSEQAMLVQVGRAVKRDQFVVFLGWTPHPMNVQYDMKYLKGGEKYFGDSGQVNTLARKGYAAQCPNVGKLLTNLRFTQDMENSIMDQVLSKQASNDAAIKAWLKANPQVLDGWLQGVTTRDGGDGLAAVKARL; via the coding sequence ATGAACCGATTCAATGCGCTGTTACTCGCCACCGCGCTCAGCAGCGCCGGCAATGTCTGGGCCGAGGATGCAGCCTGCAGCACGGTCAAACTGGGTGATCCGGGCTGGAGCGATATCGCCGTGACCAACGGCATCGCCAGCTTCCTGCTCGACGGCCTGGGCTACCAGACGCAGAGCCAGACCCTGGCGGTGCCGATCATCTTCGCCGGCCTGCAGAAGGGGCAGATAGACGTCTTCCTCGGTAACTGGATGCCGGCGCAGCAGAGCAACTACGACAAATTCGTCGCCAGCGGCGAGGTGGACAAGCTGGCGCAGAACCTCGAGGGTACCGAGTACACCCTGGCCGTGCCGACCTATGCCTATGAAGCCGGGGTGAAGACCTTCGCCGACCTCGACAAGCACGCCGACAAATTCGGCAAGAAGCTCTACGGCATCGCTTCCGGTTCGCCGGCTAACGAGTCGATCAAGCAGATGATCGCCGCCGACGAGTTCGGCCTCGGCGACTGGAAACTGGTGGAGTCCAGCGAGCAGGCGATGCTGGTGCAGGTCGGTCGCGCGGTGAAGCGCGATCAGTTCGTGGTATTCCTCGGCTGGACACCGCATCCGATGAACGTGCAGTACGACATGAAATACCTCAAGGGCGGCGAGAAGTATTTCGGCGACAGCGGCCAGGTCAACACCCTGGCGCGCAAGGGCTATGCCGCGCAGTGCCCGAACGTCGGCAAGCTGCTCACCAACCTGCGCTTCACCCAGGACATGGAGAACAGCATCATGGATCAGGTACTGAGCAAGCAGGCCAGCAACGACGCGGCGATCAAGGCCTGGCTCAAGGCCAACCCGCAGGTGCTCGATGGCTGGTTGCAGGGCGTCACCACCCGCGATGGCGGCGACGGCCTGGCGGCGGTGAAGGCGCGGCTGTAA
- a CDS encoding SulP family inorganic anion transporter yields MPLPDLQTLLPFLRWLPGIRRSTLGNDLLVGLTGAILALPQSLAYALIAGLPAEYGLYAAIVPVIIACLWGSSWHLICGPTAAISIVLFTSVSPMAKAGSEDFIALVLLLTFLAGLFQWLLGLLRFGALVNFVSQSVVLGFTLGAALVIAIGQVPNLLGVEVPSQATALSSLLQIGQHLPETHWPSLALALFTFLLSLGVRRLWPKAPALLIGLVVGSLLAWLLPARYAEQIALVAPFAGNLPPVTALRFDLDDVLRLLPAAVACGMLGLVTSLSIARALAVKSHQFLDANQEVRAQGLSNIVGPWFSGSLSAGSFTRSALNLQAGARTPLAGIFSALLVALFALFGAALLAHIPLPVMAAGILLICWGLVDLPAIRALRRVSQAEFVVMLLTFAATLVLELQTAIYAGVLASLFFYLKRTSQPRVRLWRNDDEDVLRIEGSIFFGACHYIQQLLQNSHAPRVVIDARHINFIDYAGVEMLHQEARRLQVLQRSLVLRQARPQVVEEIRKLEGAEHCPLVFED; encoded by the coding sequence ATGCCGCTACCCGACCTCCAGACCCTGTTGCCCTTCCTGCGCTGGCTGCCCGGTATTCGCCGCAGCACCCTCGGCAACGACCTGCTGGTGGGCCTGACCGGCGCCATCCTGGCGCTGCCGCAATCGCTGGCCTACGCCCTGATCGCCGGGCTGCCGGCCGAATACGGCCTGTACGCGGCCATCGTGCCGGTGATCATCGCCTGCCTGTGGGGCTCGTCCTGGCACCTGATCTGCGGGCCGACGGCGGCGATTTCCATCGTCCTGTTCACCAGCGTCAGCCCCATGGCCAAGGCCGGCAGCGAGGATTTCATCGCCCTGGTGCTGCTGCTGACCTTCCTGGCCGGGCTGTTCCAGTGGCTGCTTGGCCTGCTGCGCTTCGGCGCCCTGGTGAACTTCGTCTCGCAGTCGGTGGTGCTCGGCTTCACCCTGGGCGCAGCGCTGGTCATCGCCATCGGCCAGGTGCCCAATCTGCTCGGTGTCGAGGTGCCGAGCCAGGCCACGGCGCTGAGCAGCCTGCTGCAGATCGGCCAGCACCTGCCCGAGACGCACTGGCCGAGCCTGGCGCTGGCCCTGTTCACCTTTTTGCTGAGCCTGGGCGTGCGCCGTCTCTGGCCCAAGGCGCCGGCGTTGCTGATCGGCCTGGTGGTCGGCAGCCTGCTGGCCTGGTTGCTGCCGGCGCGCTACGCCGAACAGATCGCCCTGGTGGCGCCCTTCGCCGGCAACCTGCCGCCTGTAACCGCGCTGCGTTTCGACCTCGACGACGTGCTGCGCCTGCTGCCGGCGGCCGTGGCCTGCGGCATGCTCGGGTTGGTCACCAGCCTGTCCATCGCCCGCGCCCTGGCGGTGAAGTCGCACCAGTTCCTCGACGCCAACCAGGAAGTGCGCGCCCAGGGCCTGTCCAATATCGTCGGTCCCTGGTTCTCCGGCTCGCTGTCGGCCGGCTCCTTCACCCGTTCGGCGCTGAACCTGCAAGCCGGCGCACGCACGCCGCTGGCGGGAATATTCTCGGCACTGCTGGTGGCGCTGTTCGCCCTGTTCGGCGCTGCCCTGCTGGCGCATATCCCGCTGCCGGTGATGGCTGCGGGGATCCTGCTGATCTGCTGGGGGCTGGTGGATCTGCCAGCGATTCGCGCGCTGCGCCGGGTCAGCCAGGCCGAATTCGTGGTGATGCTGCTGACCTTCGCCGCCACCCTGGTGCTGGAGCTGCAGACGGCGATCTATGCCGGCGTGCTGGCGTCGCTGTTCTTCTACCTCAAGCGCACCTCGCAGCCACGCGTGCGCCTGTGGCGCAATGACGACGAAGATGTGCTGCGCATCGAGGGCTCGATCTTCTTCGGCGCCTGTCACTACATCCAGCAACTGCTGCAGAACAGCCACGCGCCGCGCGTGGTGATCGACGCCCGGCACATCAACTTCATCGACTATGCCGGTGTCGAGATGCTGCACCAGGAGGCCCGCCGCCTGCAGGTGCTGCAGCGCAGCCTGGTGCTGCGCCAGGCGCGGCCGCAGGTGGTGGAGGAAATTCGCAAGCTCGAAGGCGCCGAGCACTGCCCGCTGGTCTTCGAGGACTGA
- a CDS encoding MarC family protein → MDIFSIAVLIFLVTDPFGNIAIYIAALKNVEPRRRLWVAARELLFALALLLLFLTFGDKFLTGLGLSREATAIAGGIILFVIAMRLIFPSPQGLLGDVPDGEPMLVPLATPAVAGPSALAVLMTLRNTHTGPLWELYLALILAWAATAFILLQASFLQRFLGNRGLMAVERLMGMLLIMLSVDMLLDNLQSVFSHL, encoded by the coding sequence ATGGACATCTTCAGCATCGCCGTACTGATCTTTCTGGTCACCGACCCGTTCGGCAATATCGCCATCTACATCGCTGCGCTGAAGAACGTCGAGCCGCGCCGTCGCCTGTGGGTCGCCGCCCGCGAGTTGCTGTTCGCCCTGGCCTTGTTGCTGCTGTTTCTCACCTTTGGTGACAAATTCCTCACCGGGCTCGGCCTGTCGCGAGAGGCGACCGCCATCGCCGGCGGTATCATCCTCTTCGTCATCGCCATGCGCCTGATCTTCCCCAGCCCGCAGGGCCTGCTCGGCGACGTGCCCGACGGCGAGCCGATGCTGGTGCCGCTGGCCACGCCGGCCGTGGCCGGGCCCTCGGCCCTCGCGGTGCTGATGACCTTGCGCAACACCCACACCGGGCCGCTCTGGGAGCTGTACCTGGCGCTGATCCTGGCCTGGGCGGCGACGGCATTCATCCTGTTGCAGGCCTCGTTCCTGCAGCGTTTTCTCGGTAACCGCGGGTTGATGGCGGTGGAGCGGCTGATGGGCATGCTGCTGATCATGCTCAGCGTCGACATGCTGCTGGACAACCTGCAAAGCGTATTCAGTCACCTATGA
- a CDS encoding N-acetylmuramoyl-L-alanine amidase, translating into MKSFCLALILVVLAGCTGGLRIDDSHTAVGQNSRVQYVVLHYTSADLARSLELLTSTDVSSHYLIGDRPATLYRLVDENRRAWHAGVSEWQGRTWLNASTIGIELVNQGYYDTPKGRYWQPFAPQQIDVLVALLKDIVRRHQLPLGSIIGHSDIAPQRKVDPGPLFPWKRLADEGLVPWPDEAQVARQQALFAASLPSVEWFQEQLARQGYTVSRSGELDEATRNVIAAFQMKYRPANYDGQPDAETAARLLVLNQQAAG; encoded by the coding sequence ATGAAATCTTTCTGCCTTGCCCTCATCCTCGTCGTGCTTGCCGGTTGCACTGGCGGTCTGCGCATCGACGACAGCCACACCGCGGTCGGCCAGAACAGCCGCGTGCAATACGTCGTGCTGCACTACACCTCGGCCGACCTGGCACGCTCGCTGGAACTGCTGACCAGCACCGACGTCAGCAGCCACTACCTGATCGGCGACCGGCCAGCGACGCTCTATCGCCTGGTCGATGAAAACCGCCGCGCCTGGCACGCCGGCGTCAGCGAGTGGCAGGGGCGCACCTGGCTGAATGCCTCGACCATCGGCATCGAGCTGGTCAATCAGGGTTACTACGACACGCCCAAGGGCCGCTACTGGCAGCCCTTCGCGCCGCAGCAGATCGATGTGCTGGTGGCCCTGCTCAAGGACATCGTGCGTCGGCACCAACTGCCGCTGGGCTCGATCATCGGTCACAGCGATATCGCGCCGCAGCGCAAGGTCGACCCGGGGCCGTTGTTCCCCTGGAAGCGTCTGGCCGACGAGGGCCTTGTCCCCTGGCCGGACGAGGCCCAGGTGGCGCGCCAGCAGGCACTGTTCGCCGCCAGCCTGCCCAGCGTCGAGTGGTTCCAGGAGCAACTGGCCCGCCAGGGCTACACGGTGTCGCGCAGCGGCGAGCTGGACGAGGCCACGCGCAACGTCATCGCCGCCTTCCAGATGAAATACCGGCCGGCCAACTACGACGGCCAGCCGGACGCCGAAACCGCCGCGCGCCTGTTGGTGCTCAACCAGCAGGCGGCAGGCTAG
- a CDS encoding response regulator gives MTYTDSATIKTIVLVEDDDVVRQLTTQVLEEFGYQVHALRDGASALELLRSEQPVDLLMSDIGLPGMDGRELVQAARRLRPTLPVLFASGYDERELLAEVRARDTTAATDSIVKPYDLQVLARRLSELSGA, from the coding sequence ATGACCTATACCGATTCCGCCACCATCAAGACCATCGTGCTGGTCGAGGACGATGACGTGGTGCGCCAACTCACCACGCAAGTGCTGGAGGAGTTCGGCTACCAGGTTCACGCCCTGCGCGACGGCGCCAGCGCTCTGGAGCTGCTGCGCAGCGAGCAGCCGGTCGACCTGCTGATGAGCGACATTGGCCTGCCGGGCATGGACGGGCGCGAGCTGGTGCAAGCCGCGCGGCGGCTAAGGCCGACCTTACCGGTACTGTTCGCCAGCGGTTACGACGAGCGCGAATTGCTCGCAGAAGTGCGTGCCCGCGACACTACTGCCGCCACCGACAGCATCGTCAAACCTTACGACCTCCAGGTGCTGGCCCGTCGGTTGAGCGAGCTGAGCGGCGCCTAG
- a CDS encoding response regulator → MSNQSAMDDAAFRRILNRNVSLPLGLGLAGALFFAFMVGYLLNAIRWVDHSDEVLNRASEVYKLTLDMETGMRGFLLSGEDDYLAPYEQARSKFRPLTDQLIALVADNPSQVQHLQRVQALQEQWDSFAEEVIGSRRSGESFRAEIGRGRGKSLVDGMRRELDSFINNERELRQGRNDEVRGTTTWGAGIYLAVSILFSALLALFGRRELLNLSHLYSQAMSKQAEYTQEQSQRAWMGDGQTRLTQRLLGQPQVQELADRSLEFLAEYLDCVVAALYLRDPQSGDLRRIAGYGFSADAQSKEQFYNGEGLVGQAARGRRLVCLDDLPADYIKVTSSLGEGQPVSVALVPLQSEDRVNGVVELAFMRTLEPREREFLEAIAGSVGTALEAARYRQRLQEMLMATQQLNEELQTQQEELRAANEELEQQARVLKESQAHLETQQAELEQSNEKLSEQAQILADQRDELDQRNTTLGRIQAQLEERAEELQRASRYKSEFLANMSHELRTPLNSSLILAKLLAENAKGNLDDEQVKFAESIYSAGNDLLNLINDILDIAKVEAGKLEVRPERTPLASMLEALRDVFVPLAGERGLSFVIEEQDDLPAVLFTDRQRAEQILRNLLSNAFKFTEHGGVTLSVSRHDAQTLAFAVRDSGIGIAPDQQEVIFEAFRQADGTTNRRYGGTGLGLSISRDLAGMLGGSIVVSSVLGEGSTFTLLLPEQMAAEGAENQVVVPAALPAPAPVATVTPPVPAPAQVPRAPLAFEDDRAHLAEHGGRRVLVVEDEVRFARILFDLAHELGYACMVATCADEGLELARRYRPDAILLDMHLPDGSGLGVLQRLKDDAQTRHIPVHVVSVDDHSEAALHLGAVGYALKPTSRDQLKAVFGKLEAKLNQQVKRVLLVEDDPLQRDSIARLIGDEDIEIIAVALAGEALEKLRDTVFDCMIIDLKLPDMLGNELLRRMAEEDICSFPPVIVYTGRNLTRDEEAELLKYSRSIIIKGARSPERLLDEVTLFLHKVEAELSSEHQRMLKTARSRDKLFEGRRLLLVDDDVRNIFALSSALEQKGATVEFARNGVEALAKLRQYDDIDLVLMDVMMPEMDGYEATRQIRLQPQWKHLPIIAVTAKAMKDDQERCREAGANDYLAKPIDLDRLFSLIRVWMPKLERL, encoded by the coding sequence GTGTCGAACCAGTCCGCCATGGACGACGCAGCCTTTCGTCGAATCCTCAATCGCAATGTCAGCCTGCCGCTCGGTCTGGGTCTGGCTGGTGCGTTGTTCTTCGCCTTCATGGTCGGTTACCTGCTCAATGCGATCCGTTGGGTCGATCACTCCGATGAGGTGCTCAACCGAGCCAGCGAGGTGTACAAGCTGACCCTGGACATGGAAACCGGCATGCGGGGTTTCCTGCTCAGTGGCGAGGACGACTATCTGGCGCCCTATGAACAGGCGCGCAGCAAGTTCAGGCCGCTGACTGATCAGCTCATCGCACTGGTCGCCGACAACCCGTCACAGGTGCAGCATCTGCAGCGCGTACAGGCCTTGCAGGAGCAGTGGGACAGCTTCGCCGAGGAGGTCATCGGCAGTCGCCGAAGTGGTGAAAGCTTCAGGGCCGAGATCGGTCGTGGCCGTGGCAAGAGTCTGGTGGACGGCATGCGCCGGGAGCTGGACAGCTTCATCAACAACGAGCGCGAGTTGCGCCAGGGGCGCAATGACGAGGTGCGTGGCACCACCACGTGGGGGGCCGGTATCTACCTGGCCGTCAGCATTCTGTTCAGCGCCCTGCTGGCCCTGTTCGGTCGCCGCGAGTTGCTCAACCTCTCGCACCTCTATTCCCAGGCCATGTCCAAACAGGCCGAGTACACTCAGGAACAGAGCCAGCGGGCCTGGATGGGGGATGGCCAGACCCGGTTGACGCAGCGCCTGCTCGGCCAGCCGCAGGTGCAGGAACTGGCGGATCGTTCGCTGGAATTCCTTGCCGAATACCTCGACTGCGTGGTGGCCGCGTTGTACCTGCGCGACCCTCAGAGCGGCGATCTGCGGCGTATCGCCGGCTACGGCTTCAGTGCCGATGCCCAGTCGAAGGAGCAGTTCTACAACGGTGAAGGCCTGGTCGGGCAGGCGGCGCGGGGGCGGCGTCTGGTCTGCCTGGATGACCTGCCGGCCGACTACATCAAGGTGACCTCCAGTCTCGGCGAGGGGCAGCCGGTCAGTGTCGCCCTGGTGCCGCTGCAATCGGAGGATCGTGTCAACGGCGTGGTCGAGCTGGCCTTCATGCGCACCCTGGAGCCGCGCGAGCGCGAATTCCTCGAAGCCATCGCCGGCAGCGTCGGCACCGCGCTGGAGGCCGCGCGTTATCGTCAGCGTCTGCAGGAAATGCTGATGGCGACCCAGCAGCTCAACGAAGAGCTACAGACCCAGCAGGAAGAGCTGCGTGCGGCCAACGAGGAGCTGGAACAACAGGCGCGGGTACTCAAGGAGTCCCAGGCCCATCTGGAAACCCAGCAGGCCGAGCTGGAACAGAGCAACGAGAAACTCTCCGAGCAAGCGCAGATTCTCGCCGACCAGCGTGATGAGCTGGATCAGCGCAATACCACCCTGGGTCGCATTCAGGCGCAACTGGAAGAGCGCGCCGAGGAACTGCAGCGCGCCAGTCGCTACAAGTCGGAATTTCTCGCCAACATGAGCCATGAGCTGCGCACGCCGCTCAACAGCTCGCTGATCCTGGCCAAGCTGTTGGCGGAAAACGCCAAGGGCAACCTCGACGACGAGCAGGTCAAGTTCGCCGAATCCATCTACTCGGCCGGCAACGATCTGCTCAATCTGATCAACGACATTCTCGACATCGCCAAGGTCGAGGCCGGCAAGCTGGAGGTGCGCCCCGAGCGCACGCCCTTGGCGAGCATGCTCGAAGCCCTGCGCGACGTATTCGTACCCCTGGCTGGCGAGCGCGGTCTGAGCTTCGTGATCGAGGAGCAGGATGACTTGCCTGCCGTGCTGTTCACCGACCGCCAGCGCGCCGAGCAGATCCTGCGCAACCTGCTGTCCAACGCCTTCAAGTTCACCGAGCATGGTGGCGTGACCCTCAGCGTGTCGCGTCACGATGCGCAGACCCTGGCCTTCGCCGTGCGTGACAGCGGCATTGGCATCGCCCCGGATCAGCAGGAAGTGATCTTCGAGGCCTTCCGCCAGGCCGACGGCACCACCAACCGACGCTATGGCGGTACCGGCCTGGGCCTGTCCATCTCGCGTGACCTGGCCGGCATGCTCGGCGGCAGCATCGTGGTCAGCAGCGTGCTGGGTGAGGGCAGCACCTTCACGCTGTTGCTGCCCGAGCAGATGGCGGCCGAGGGTGCTGAGAATCAGGTCGTCGTGCCGGCTGCGTTGCCAGCACCAGCGCCAGTTGCGACCGTGACGCCGCCGGTGCCGGCGCCCGCCCAGGTGCCGCGTGCACCCCTCGCCTTCGAGGATGACCGCGCGCACCTGGCCGAGCATGGCGGGCGGCGCGTGCTGGTGGTCGAGGATGAAGTGCGCTTCGCCCGGATTCTCTTCGACCTGGCCCACGAGCTGGGGTACGCCTGCATGGTGGCTACCTGCGCCGACGAGGGTCTGGAACTGGCGCGCCGGTACCGCCCGGACGCCATCCTGCTCGACATGCACCTGCCCGACGGCTCCGGCCTCGGCGTGCTGCAGCGTTTGAAGGACGACGCGCAGACCCGCCACATCCCAGTGCATGTCGTCTCGGTGGACGACCACAGCGAGGCCGCGTTGCACCTGGGAGCAGTGGGCTATGCGCTCAAGCCCACCAGCCGCGACCAGCTCAAGGCCGTGTTCGGCAAGCTGGAGGCCAAGCTCAACCAGCAGGTCAAGCGCGTGCTGCTGGTGGAGGACGACCCGCTGCAACGTGACAGCATCGCCCGCCTGATCGGCGACGAGGATATCGAGATCATCGCCGTGGCCCTGGCTGGCGAGGCGCTGGAGAAGCTGCGCGACACGGTATTCGACTGCATGATCATCGACCTCAAGCTGCCCGACATGCTCGGCAACGAGCTGCTGCGGCGCATGGCCGAGGAAGACATCTGCTCCTTCCCGCCGGTGATCGTCTACACCGGGCGCAACCTGACCCGCGACGAAGAGGCCGAGCTGCTCAAGTACTCGCGCTCGATCATCATCAAGGGCGCGCGTTCGCCGGAGCGCCTACTGGACGAGGTCACCCTGTTCCTGCACAAGGTCGAGGCCGAGCTGTCCAGCGAGCACCAGCGCATGCTCAAGACCGCGCGCAGCCGCGACAAGCTGTTCGAGGGCCGGCGCCTGCTGCTGGTGGACGACGACGTGCGCAACATCTTCGCCCTGTCCAGCGCCCTGGAACAGAAGGGCGCCACGGTGGAGTTCGCCCGCAACGGCGTCGAGGCACTGGCCAAGCTGCGCCAGTACGACGACATCGATCTGGTGCTGATGGACGTGATGATGCCGGAGATGGACGGTTACGAAGCCACCCGGCAGATTCGCCTGCAGCCGCAGTGGAAGCACTTGCCGATCATCGCGGTCACCGCCAAGGCGATGAAGGATGACCAGGAGCGCTGCCGCGAGGCCGGGGCCAACGACTATCTGGCCAAACCCATCGACCTGGATCGGCTGTTCTCCCTGATCCGCGTATGGATGCCCAAACTGGAGCGGCTGTGA
- a CDS encoding CheR family methyltransferase, whose product MPDEIELRLLIEAIYLRYSYDFRDYSKASLKRRVRQAQAQLDCPTISALQERILHEPQAFMQLLQYLTIPVSEMFRDPSYFLTLREQVVPLLHTYPSLKIWVAGCSTGEEVYSLAILLHEEGLLERSMIYATDINPYSLEKAEQGIFALDHLRTYTQNYQLSGGKRAFSDYYSAAYDRVLFDKSLRANVTFADHSLATDSVFAETHLVSCRNVLIYFNRDLQDRALGLFHDSLCHRGFLGLGSKESLDFSAYAQQFEALSRPERIFRKR is encoded by the coding sequence ATGCCCGACGAGATCGAGCTGCGCCTGCTGATCGAGGCCATCTATCTGCGCTACAGCTATGACTTTCGCGACTACTCCAAGGCTTCGCTCAAGCGCCGCGTGCGCCAGGCTCAAGCGCAACTGGACTGCCCGACCATCTCGGCCTTGCAGGAGCGCATCCTGCACGAGCCGCAGGCCTTCATGCAGCTCTTGCAGTACCTCACCATCCCGGTCAGCGAAATGTTCCGCGACCCCAGTTACTTCCTCACCCTGCGCGAACAGGTGGTGCCGCTGCTGCACACCTACCCGTCGCTGAAGATCTGGGTGGCCGGTTGCAGCACGGGTGAGGAGGTCTACTCCCTGGCCATCCTGCTGCACGAGGAAGGCCTGCTGGAACGCAGCATGATCTACGCCACCGACATCAATCCCTACTCGCTGGAGAAGGCCGAGCAAGGCATCTTCGCTCTCGACCACCTGCGTACCTACACCCAGAACTACCAGCTCTCCGGTGGCAAACGGGCGTTCTCCGACTACTACTCGGCGGCCTATGACCGCGTGCTGTTCGACAAGTCGCTACGGGCCAACGTGACCTTCGCCGACCACAGCCTGGCCACCGACAGCGTGTTCGCCGAAACCCATCTGGTGTCGTGCCGCAACGTGCTGATCTACTTCAACCGCGACCTGCAGGATCGCGCCCTGGGCCTGTTCCACGACTCCCTCTGTCATCGCGGCTTTCTCGGCCTGGGCAGCAAGGAGAGCCTGGACTTCTCCGCCTATGCCCAGCAGTTCGAGGCGCTGTCGCGCCCCGAGCGGATCTTCCGCAAACGATGA
- a CDS encoding chemotaxis protein CheB codes for MSGQPINLRGQVRAPLQALVIGASAGGVEALLQLLRGLPPSYRLPVVCLLHVPDRNDSLLAELFARSLQLPAKEAEDKEYLRGGVVYVAPAGYHLSIESDHSFSLSREEPRHFSRPSIDILFESAADAYGEHLAGALLTGANEDGAAGLLAIQQAGGLTLVQEPADAQVPTMPEAALALLQPDFLLPLAAMRVLLTELDTPPC; via the coding sequence ATGAGCGGGCAACCGATCAACCTGCGAGGGCAGGTTCGCGCGCCGCTACAAGCGCTGGTGATCGGCGCCTCTGCCGGCGGCGTGGAAGCGCTGTTGCAGCTCCTGCGGGGCCTGCCGCCGAGCTATCGGCTGCCGGTGGTGTGCCTGCTGCACGTACCGGATCGCAACGACAGCCTGCTGGCCGAACTGTTCGCCCGTAGCTTGCAACTGCCGGCCAAGGAGGCCGAGGACAAGGAGTACCTGCGCGGCGGCGTGGTTTACGTGGCGCCGGCCGGTTATCACCTGTCCATCGAGAGCGATCACAGCTTTTCCCTCAGCCGCGAAGAGCCCCGGCATTTCTCCCGGCCATCGATCGACATTCTCTTCGAGTCCGCCGCCGACGCCTATGGCGAGCACCTGGCCGGCGCCTTGCTCACAGGTGCCAACGAGGACGGCGCCGCCGGTCTGTTGGCCATTCAGCAGGCCGGTGGCCTGACCCTGGTACAGGAGCCCGCCGACGCTCAGGTACCGACCATGCCGGAAGCCGCGCTGGCGCTGCTGCAACCGGACTTTCTCCTGCCCCTAGCCGCCATGCGCGTACTGCTGACCGAACTGGATACCCCGCCATGCTGA